The Siniperca chuatsi isolate FFG_IHB_CAS linkage group LG7, ASM2008510v1, whole genome shotgun sequence genome includes a window with the following:
- the lg7h19orf54 gene encoding UPF0692 protein C19orf54 homolog isoform X3 has product MTPLPLVCDPTIRRRRSSVKPRRKKKKKKKKKKKKEEEEERRRRRRRRRRRSYCQKWGSSKRSSEKMSVECPLSQPPPPPPAPGPPPPPPPPAPGPPPPPPPPAPGPPPPPASAPKKKLYQTIASSRSPVEGNHTEALVLLSQRESSFRKDLQWILVNTYVPSLIQDGPQCGLVALWMSAHLRQPQLSIDMETIVQTALSRGYTAQGEMFSADNMALLAEELCGCEAELLSGGLSGNNAATIITHLWGGQPVLIPYDEDYNHEPCQRSGHRAHWAVASGVLLGLDQGSVSKVHTQPDPTLPWLYLATDSSYPCPVGSTAVEEVYVLAKQGKSLRYQLWSLESVAQSNEQLRMMDPQRANDGTQYVVPQGGVKAGLAGQAVLLYTRTGK; this is encoded by the exons ATGACCCCTTTACCGTTAGTGTGTGACCCGACAATACGAAGAAGAAGGAGCTCAGTCAAGCCtcgaagaaagaagaagaagaagaagaagaagaagaagaagaaagaagaagaagaagaaagaagaagaagaagaagaagaagaagaagaagaagctacTGCCAAAAATGG GGTTCATCCAAAAGGAGCTCAGAAAAGATGTCAGTGGAGTGCCCTCTgtcacaaccaccaccaccaccacctgctCCAggtccaccaccaccaccaccaccacctgctCCAggtccaccaccaccaccaccaccacctgctCCAggtccaccacctcctccagccTCAGCACCCAAGAAGAAGCTGTATCAGACTATAGCCAGTAGCAGGAGTCCTGTAGAGGGGAACCACACAGAGGCCCTCGTACTGCTCAGTCAGAGGGAGAGCAG TTTTAGGAAGGACCTGCAGTGGATACTGGTTAACACATACGTGCCCTCCCTCATCCAAGATGGTCCTCA GTGTGGTCTTGTGGCTTTGTGGATGTCTGCTCACCTTCGACAGCCACAGCTGAGTATTGACATGGAAACTATTGTTCAGACAGCACTGAGCAGGGGATACACAGCACAGGGTGAAATGTTTTCAG ctgacaacATGGCCCTGCTGGCAGAAGAGCTTTGTGGCTGTGAGGCAGAACTACTGTCAGGGGGTTTAAGTGGTAACAATGCTGCAACTATCATCACACACCTGTGGGGGGGACAGCCTGTTCTCATCCC TTATGATGAGGACTACAACCATGAGCCATGCCAGCGTAGCGGCCACAGGGCACACTGGGCAGTCGCCTCAG GTGTTCTCCTCGGTTTGGACCAGGGGAGCGTGAGCAAAGTGCACACTCAACCCGATCCCACTCTTCCCTGGCTCTACCTCGCCACTGACAGCAGCTATCCCTGTCCTGTCGGTAGCACAGCAGTCGAAGAGGTTTATGTCCTGGCTAAGCAGGGTAAGAGCCTGCGCTACCAGCTGTGGAGTTTGGAGAGCGTAGCTCAGAGCAACGagcagctgaggatgatggacCCTCAGAGGGCTAATGACGGGACCCAGTATGTGGTTCCTCAAGGAGGGGTGAAAGCCGGGCTGGCTGGACAGGCGGTGCTACTCTACACAAGGACAGGGAAGTAG
- the lg7h19orf54 gene encoding UPF0692 protein C19orf54 homolog isoform X2 — MTPLPLVCDPTIRRRRSSVKPRRKKKKKKKKKKKKEEEEERRRRRRRRRRRSYCQKWGSSKRSSEKMSVECPLSQPPPPPPAPGPPPPPPPPAPGPPPPPASAPKKKLYQTIASSRSPVEGNHTEALVLLSQRESSFRKDLQWILVNTYVPSLIQDGPQCGLVALWMSAHLRQPQLSIDMETIVQTALSRGYTAQGEMFSADNMALLAEELCGCEAELLSGGLSGNNAATIITHLWGGQPVLIPYPRPKHNCHAGTNFLDSMYSYDEDYNHEPCQRSGHRAHWAVASGVLLGLDQGSVSKVHTQPDPTLPWLYLATDSSYPCPVGSTAVEEVYVLAKQGKSLRYQLWSLESVAQSNEQLRMMDPQRANDGTQYVVPQGGVKAGLAGQAVLLYTRTGK; from the exons ATGACCCCTTTACCGTTAGTGTGTGACCCGACAATACGAAGAAGAAGGAGCTCAGTCAAGCCtcgaagaaagaagaagaagaagaagaagaagaagaagaagaaagaagaagaagaagaaagaagaagaagaagaagaagaagaagaagaagaagctacTGCCAAAAATGG GGTTCATCCAAAAGGAGCTCAGAAAAGATGTCAGTGGAGTGCCCTCTgtcacaaccaccaccaccaccacctgctCCAggtccaccaccaccaccaccaccacctgctCCAg gtccaccacctcctccagccTCAGCACCCAAGAAGAAGCTGTATCAGACTATAGCCAGTAGCAGGAGTCCTGTAGAGGGGAACCACACAGAGGCCCTCGTACTGCTCAGTCAGAGGGAGAGCAG TTTTAGGAAGGACCTGCAGTGGATACTGGTTAACACATACGTGCCCTCCCTCATCCAAGATGGTCCTCA GTGTGGTCTTGTGGCTTTGTGGATGTCTGCTCACCTTCGACAGCCACAGCTGAGTATTGACATGGAAACTATTGTTCAGACAGCACTGAGCAGGGGATACACAGCACAGGGTGAAATGTTTTCAG ctgacaacATGGCCCTGCTGGCAGAAGAGCTTTGTGGCTGTGAGGCAGAACTACTGTCAGGGGGTTTAAGTGGTAACAATGCTGCAACTATCATCACACACCTGTGGGGGGGACAGCCTGTTCTCATCCCGTATCCTAGACCCAAACACAACTGCCATGCGGG GACAAACTTCCTTGACAGTATGTACAGTTATGATGAGGACTACAACCATGAGCCATGCCAGCGTAGCGGCCACAGGGCACACTGGGCAGTCGCCTCAG GTGTTCTCCTCGGTTTGGACCAGGGGAGCGTGAGCAAAGTGCACACTCAACCCGATCCCACTCTTCCCTGGCTCTACCTCGCCACTGACAGCAGCTATCCCTGTCCTGTCGGTAGCACAGCAGTCGAAGAGGTTTATGTCCTGGCTAAGCAGGGTAAGAGCCTGCGCTACCAGCTGTGGAGTTTGGAGAGCGTAGCTCAGAGCAACGagcagctgaggatgatggacCCTCAGAGGGCTAATGACGGGACCCAGTATGTGGTTCCTCAAGGAGGGGTGAAAGCCGGGCTGGCTGGACAGGCGGTGCTACTCTACACAAGGACAGGGAAGTAG
- the lg7h19orf54 gene encoding UPF0692 protein C19orf54 homolog isoform X5, which translates to MSVECPLSQPPPPPPAPGPPPPPPPPAPGPPPPPASAPKKKLYQTIASSRSPVEGNHTEALVLLSQRESSFRKDLQWILVNTYVPSLIQDGPQCGLVALWMSAHLRQPQLSIDMETIVQTALSRGYTAQGEMFSADNMALLAEELCGCEAELLSGGLSGNNAATIITHLWGGQPVLIPYPRPKHNCHAGTNFLDSMYSYDEDYNHEPCQRSGHRAHWAVASGVLLGLDQGSVSKVHTQPDPTLPWLYLATDSSYPCPVGSTAVEEVYVLAKQGKSLRYQLWSLESVAQSNEQLRMMDPQRANDGTQYVVPQGGVKAGLAGQAVLLYTRTGK; encoded by the exons ATGTCAGTGGAGTGCCCTCTgtcacaaccaccaccaccaccacctgctCCAggtccaccaccaccaccaccaccacctgctCCAg gtccaccacctcctccagccTCAGCACCCAAGAAGAAGCTGTATCAGACTATAGCCAGTAGCAGGAGTCCTGTAGAGGGGAACCACACAGAGGCCCTCGTACTGCTCAGTCAGAGGGAGAGCAG TTTTAGGAAGGACCTGCAGTGGATACTGGTTAACACATACGTGCCCTCCCTCATCCAAGATGGTCCTCA GTGTGGTCTTGTGGCTTTGTGGATGTCTGCTCACCTTCGACAGCCACAGCTGAGTATTGACATGGAAACTATTGTTCAGACAGCACTGAGCAGGGGATACACAGCACAGGGTGAAATGTTTTCAG ctgacaacATGGCCCTGCTGGCAGAAGAGCTTTGTGGCTGTGAGGCAGAACTACTGTCAGGGGGTTTAAGTGGTAACAATGCTGCAACTATCATCACACACCTGTGGGGGGGACAGCCTGTTCTCATCCCGTATCCTAGACCCAAACACAACTGCCATGCGGG GACAAACTTCCTTGACAGTATGTACAGTTATGATGAGGACTACAACCATGAGCCATGCCAGCGTAGCGGCCACAGGGCACACTGGGCAGTCGCCTCAG GTGTTCTCCTCGGTTTGGACCAGGGGAGCGTGAGCAAAGTGCACACTCAACCCGATCCCACTCTTCCCTGGCTCTACCTCGCCACTGACAGCAGCTATCCCTGTCCTGTCGGTAGCACAGCAGTCGAAGAGGTTTATGTCCTGGCTAAGCAGGGTAAGAGCCTGCGCTACCAGCTGTGGAGTTTGGAGAGCGTAGCTCAGAGCAACGagcagctgaggatgatggacCCTCAGAGGGCTAATGACGGGACCCAGTATGTGGTTCCTCAAGGAGGGGTGAAAGCCGGGCTGGCTGGACAGGCGGTGCTACTCTACACAAGGACAGGGAAGTAG
- the snrpa gene encoding U1 small nuclear ribonucleoprotein A: MATPDVRLNHTIYINNLNEKIKKDELKKSLYAIFSQFGQILDILVARNLKMKGQAFVIFKEINSASNALRSMQGFPFYDKPMRIQYSKQDSDIIAKMKGTYVERDRKKEKKKVKGADAAGAKKGVPGAAAPMVAGVPAAMPGMPPMSQAPRMMHMPGQPPYMPPPGMMPPPGMAPGQMPPGAMPPGQMMPGQMPGQMPQQIAENPPNHILFLTNLPEETNELMLSMLFNQFPGFKEVRLVPGRHDIAFVEFDNEVQAGAARDALQGFKITQANAMKISFAKK, encoded by the exons ATGGCCACTCCGGATGTACGGCTCAATCATACAATCTACATCAACAACTTGAATGAGAAAATCAAGAAAGATG AGTTGAAAAAGTCGCTGTACGCCATCTTCTCACAGTTCGGACAGATTTTGGACATCTTGGTCGCACGAAACCTGAAGATGAAGGGTCAGGCCTTTGTTATTTTCAAAGAGATTAACAGCGCTTCCAATGCTCTGAGATCCATGCAGGGATTTCCTTTTTACGACAAACCCATG CGTATCCAGTATTCCAAGCAGGACTCAGACATCATAGCTAAAATGAAGGGGACTTATGTGGAGCGTGACCgtaaaaaagagaagaagaaggtcAAAGGAGCTGATGCAGCGGGGGCTAAGAAGGGTGTACCGGGAGCTGCTGCACCCATGGTTGCTGGGGTACCTGCTGCCATGCCA GGAATGCCTCCTATGAGCCAGGCTCCCCGTATGATGCACATGCCAGGCCAGCCGCCTTATATGCCCCCTCCTGGCATGATGCCTCCCCCGGGGATGGCACCTGGTCAGATGCCCCCTGGTGCCATGCCTCCTGGCCAGATGATGCCCGGACAGATGCCTGGACAAATGCCCCAGCAG ATTGCAGAGAATCCTCCCAATCacatcctcttcctcaccaACCTGCCAGAGGAGACAAACGAACTCATGCTCTCCATGCTCTTCAACCA GTTCCCCGGGTTCAAGGAGGTGCGTCTGGTCCCTGGTCGCCACGACATCGCCTTTGTGGAGTTTGACAATGAAGTGCAGGCCGGTGCTGCACGAGACGCACTACAAGGCTTTAAGATCACACAAGCAAATGCTATGAAGATCTCATTTGCTAAGAAATAA
- the lg7h19orf54 gene encoding UPF0692 protein C19orf54 homolog isoform X4 translates to MSVECPLSQPPPPPPAPGPPPPPPPPAPGPPPPPPPPAPGPPPPPASAPKKKLYQTIASSRSPVEGNHTEALVLLSQRESSFRKDLQWILVNTYVPSLIQDGPQCGLVALWMSAHLRQPQLSIDMETIVQTALSRGYTAQGEMFSADNMALLAEELCGCEAELLSGGLSGNNAATIITHLWGGQPVLIPYPRPKHNCHAGTNFLDSMYSYDEDYNHEPCQRSGHRAHWAVASGVLLGLDQGSVSKVHTQPDPTLPWLYLATDSSYPCPVGSTAVEEVYVLAKQGKSLRYQLWSLESVAQSNEQLRMMDPQRANDGTQYVVPQGGVKAGLAGQAVLLYTRTGK, encoded by the exons ATGTCAGTGGAGTGCCCTCTgtcacaaccaccaccaccaccacctgctCCAggtccaccaccaccaccaccaccacctgctCCAggtccaccaccaccaccaccaccacctgctCCAggtccaccacctcctccagccTCAGCACCCAAGAAGAAGCTGTATCAGACTATAGCCAGTAGCAGGAGTCCTGTAGAGGGGAACCACACAGAGGCCCTCGTACTGCTCAGTCAGAGGGAGAGCAG TTTTAGGAAGGACCTGCAGTGGATACTGGTTAACACATACGTGCCCTCCCTCATCCAAGATGGTCCTCA GTGTGGTCTTGTGGCTTTGTGGATGTCTGCTCACCTTCGACAGCCACAGCTGAGTATTGACATGGAAACTATTGTTCAGACAGCACTGAGCAGGGGATACACAGCACAGGGTGAAATGTTTTCAG ctgacaacATGGCCCTGCTGGCAGAAGAGCTTTGTGGCTGTGAGGCAGAACTACTGTCAGGGGGTTTAAGTGGTAACAATGCTGCAACTATCATCACACACCTGTGGGGGGGACAGCCTGTTCTCATCCCGTATCCTAGACCCAAACACAACTGCCATGCGGG GACAAACTTCCTTGACAGTATGTACAGTTATGATGAGGACTACAACCATGAGCCATGCCAGCGTAGCGGCCACAGGGCACACTGGGCAGTCGCCTCAG GTGTTCTCCTCGGTTTGGACCAGGGGAGCGTGAGCAAAGTGCACACTCAACCCGATCCCACTCTTCCCTGGCTCTACCTCGCCACTGACAGCAGCTATCCCTGTCCTGTCGGTAGCACAGCAGTCGAAGAGGTTTATGTCCTGGCTAAGCAGGGTAAGAGCCTGCGCTACCAGCTGTGGAGTTTGGAGAGCGTAGCTCAGAGCAACGagcagctgaggatgatggacCCTCAGAGGGCTAATGACGGGACCCAGTATGTGGTTCCTCAAGGAGGGGTGAAAGCCGGGCTGGCTGGACAGGCGGTGCTACTCTACACAAGGACAGGGAAGTAG
- the itpkcb gene encoding inositol-trisphosphate 3-kinase Cb: protein MGQTRSDLSHSTPTPGRAKWKPGETAQRLRIRRFMSGERRQSDQLSRNPMKNKVLSCLGRRKRDSSQTEAELGCGNGAGDPATRRDHRVGKLPRDEVVSAVGEQRSSPGCFETPPGLDDTQHAVNREATAGSSDASGLETRTGEVSGAGCEEPKPEREDNASDPPTRAMEDQPLGGNNQDRVGTEVEELTGTSLIISDPDTSVAPDQPLNSGLSILDDHAEAKMTKTDCGTVSYPPNADGDQNNCCLGEIESRKDSDQAPQGPPGGQSFAGTIPKLIITRDPSPTRSQGTPALLTVQTELSTGSCLDPHPEDESPCSDSGCGGSPALMRSPRKLSNSSSIGLSSASSFEESEDDFTGSDIESSLSPARSLCSPDDGTGNKSWQKLKTMVHWSPFVVSFNKRYPWVQLAGHAGNFKAGEYGRLLKRYCECEQQCLQKLMKDTLRPYVPGYYGVVQRDKQDYNLMDDLLADFDSPSIMDCKMGSRTYLEEELIKARERPRLRKDMYEKMVAVDPGAPTEQEKAQQGVLKPRYMQWRETLSSTATLGFRIEGIKKGDGTCNTNFKKTKHREQVMQALEDFVGGNTQILKLYLQQLEELRSVLEQSQFFSSHEVVGSSLLFVHDASGKARVWMIDFGKTVSLPAPQTLDHRTPWVEGNREDGYLWGLDNLIDIFSSMLPQTP from the exons ATGGGCCAAACTCGCTCGGATCTCTCGCACAGCACCCCCACCCCAGGCAGAGCGAAATGGAAACCAGGAGAGACAGCCCAGCGGCTCCGTATCCGCAGATTTATGAGCGGAGAGAGGCGACAGAGTGACCAGTTAAGTAGGAATCCGATGAAAAACAAAGTGTTGTCGTGTTTGGGAAGGAGAAAGCGAGACTCCAGCCAAACAGAAGCGGAGCTGGGTTGCGGAAACGGAGCCGGAGATCCAGCAACGCGCCGCGATCACAGAGTAGGAAAGTTGCCGAGGGACGAGGTTGTGTCGGCGGTTGGGGAACAGCGATCATCCCCGGGTTGTTTTGAGACACCACCCGGCCTAGATGATACACAACACGCCGTGAACCGAGAGGCAACGGCTGGCTCGTCCGATGCGTCAGGTTTGGAAACGCGGACCGGAGAAGTTAGCGGTGCGGGCTGCGAGGAGCCGAAACCCGAGCGAGAAGACAATGCCTCGGATCCCCCGACGAGGGCCATGGAAGATCAGCCACTGGGGGGAAACAACCAGGATCGTGTTGGGACTGAGGTTGAGGAATTAACAGGGACTAGTCTGATCATCTCTGACCCGGACACTAGCGTGGCCCCGGATCAACCTTTGAATAGTGGACTGTCGATACTGGACGATCACGCTGAggctaaaatgacaaaaactgaCTGTGGTACCGTTTCATATCCGCCCAATGCGGACGGTGACCAAAACAACTGTTGCCTGGGTGAAATTGAGAGCCGAAAGGACTCTGATCAGGCCCCCCAGGGCCCCCCAGGAGGCCAGAGTTTCGCAGGGACCATACCTAAACTCATCATAACTAGAGACCCCAGTCCGACCCGCTCTCAGGGGACACCGGCCCTGCTGACCGTCCAAACGGAGCTCAGCACCGGCTCGTGCCTGGACCCTCACCCAGAGGACGAGTCTCCCTGCTCGGACAGCGGCTGCGGAGGGTCCCCTGCGCTGATGCGCTCTCCGAGGAAGCTCTCCAACTCGTCCTCCATCGGCCTGTCCTCCGCCTCGTCCTTCGAGGAGTCAGAGGACGACTTCACTGGGAGCGACATCGAGTCCAGTCTGTCTCCGGCCCGGTCTCTGTGTAGCCCGGACGATGGGACAGGG aaTAAGTCCTGGCAGAAATTGAAGACCATGGTTCACTGGTCCCCCTTCGTCGTGTCCTTCAATAAGCGTTACCCATGGGTGCAGCTAGCAGGCCATGCAG GTAACTTCAAGGCTGGGGAGTACGGACGCTTGTTGAAGCGATACTGTGAGTGTGAGCAGCAGTGCCTACAGAAGCTGATGAAGGACACTCTGCGCCCCTATGTGCCTGGTTATTATGGCGTAGTACAGAGAGACAAGCAGGACTATAACCTGATGGATGACCTGCTGGCTGACTTCGACTCACCCTCCATCATGGACTGTAAGATGGGCAGTAG GACGTACTTGGAGGAGGAGCTGATAAAAGCCAGAGAGCGTCCACGTTTGCGGAAGGACATGTATGAGAAGATGGTCGCAGTGGACCCCGGGGCCCCCACTGAGCAGGAGAAGGCCCAGCAGGGAGTCCTCAAACCCAGATACATGCAATGGAGGGAGACACTCAGCTCCACAGCCACCCTAGGCTTCCGCATCGAAGGCAttaag AAAGGCGATGGAACTTGTAACACCAACTTTAAGAAGACAAAGCACAGGGAGCAGGTGATGCAGGCCTTGGAGGACTTTGTAGGTGGCAACACTCAGATTCTG aAACTTTATCTGCAGCAGTTGGAGGAACTTCGATCAGTCCTTGAGCAGTCGCAGTTCTTCAGTTCACATGAG GTCGTGGGCAGCTCTCTACTGTTTGTGCACGACGCCTCGGGGAAGGCCAGAGTGTGGATGATCGACTTTGGGAAGACGGTTTCCCTGCCGGCCCCCCAGACCCTGGACCACAGGACTCCCTGGGTGGAGGGCAACAGGGAGGACGGCTACCTGTGGGGACTGGACAACCTCATAGACATCTTCAGCAGTATGCTCCCACAGACACCTTGA
- the lg7h19orf54 gene encoding UPF0692 protein C19orf54 homolog isoform X1, with protein MTPLPLVCDPTIRRRRSSVKPRRKKKKKKKKKKKKEEEEERRRRRRRRRRRSYCQKWGSSKRSSEKMSVECPLSQPPPPPPAPGPPPPPPPPAPGPPPPPPPPAPGPPPPPASAPKKKLYQTIASSRSPVEGNHTEALVLLSQRESSFRKDLQWILVNTYVPSLIQDGPQCGLVALWMSAHLRQPQLSIDMETIVQTALSRGYTAQGEMFSADNMALLAEELCGCEAELLSGGLSGNNAATIITHLWGGQPVLIPYPRPKHNCHAGTNFLDSMYSYDEDYNHEPCQRSGHRAHWAVASGVLLGLDQGSVSKVHTQPDPTLPWLYLATDSSYPCPVGSTAVEEVYVLAKQGKSLRYQLWSLESVAQSNEQLRMMDPQRANDGTQYVVPQGGVKAGLAGQAVLLYTRTGK; from the exons ATGACCCCTTTACCGTTAGTGTGTGACCCGACAATACGAAGAAGAAGGAGCTCAGTCAAGCCtcgaagaaagaagaagaagaagaagaagaagaagaagaagaaagaagaagaagaagaaagaagaagaagaagaagaagaagaagaagaagaagctacTGCCAAAAATGG GGTTCATCCAAAAGGAGCTCAGAAAAGATGTCAGTGGAGTGCCCTCTgtcacaaccaccaccaccaccacctgctCCAggtccaccaccaccaccaccaccacctgctCCAggtccaccaccaccaccaccaccacctgctCCAggtccaccacctcctccagccTCAGCACCCAAGAAGAAGCTGTATCAGACTATAGCCAGTAGCAGGAGTCCTGTAGAGGGGAACCACACAGAGGCCCTCGTACTGCTCAGTCAGAGGGAGAGCAG TTTTAGGAAGGACCTGCAGTGGATACTGGTTAACACATACGTGCCCTCCCTCATCCAAGATGGTCCTCA GTGTGGTCTTGTGGCTTTGTGGATGTCTGCTCACCTTCGACAGCCACAGCTGAGTATTGACATGGAAACTATTGTTCAGACAGCACTGAGCAGGGGATACACAGCACAGGGTGAAATGTTTTCAG ctgacaacATGGCCCTGCTGGCAGAAGAGCTTTGTGGCTGTGAGGCAGAACTACTGTCAGGGGGTTTAAGTGGTAACAATGCTGCAACTATCATCACACACCTGTGGGGGGGACAGCCTGTTCTCATCCCGTATCCTAGACCCAAACACAACTGCCATGCGGG GACAAACTTCCTTGACAGTATGTACAGTTATGATGAGGACTACAACCATGAGCCATGCCAGCGTAGCGGCCACAGGGCACACTGGGCAGTCGCCTCAG GTGTTCTCCTCGGTTTGGACCAGGGGAGCGTGAGCAAAGTGCACACTCAACCCGATCCCACTCTTCCCTGGCTCTACCTCGCCACTGACAGCAGCTATCCCTGTCCTGTCGGTAGCACAGCAGTCGAAGAGGTTTATGTCCTGGCTAAGCAGGGTAAGAGCCTGCGCTACCAGCTGTGGAGTTTGGAGAGCGTAGCTCAGAGCAACGagcagctgaggatgatggacCCTCAGAGGGCTAATGACGGGACCCAGTATGTGGTTCCTCAAGGAGGGGTGAAAGCCGGGCTGGCTGGACAGGCGGTGCTACTCTACACAAGGACAGGGAAGTAG